A region of Blastocatellia bacterium DNA encodes the following proteins:
- a CDS encoding protein kinase: MAGKSVLHYRITDRLGAGGMGEVYRAEDTRLGRAVALKFLPASYQYDPDRRERFFREARAASMLRSPYVAAIHDIGEEDGATFIVMEFVEGDLLSAKLERGPLPIVDAVEVAMQVADALDEAHGLGIVHRDIKSANIMLTGRGVTKVLDFGLAKISHPTPTGADSNETTTPLGHETVIGVVAGTVSYMSPEQALGRDVDHRSDIFSLGIVSYEMLTGRLPFAGVSTTEIIDAIVHNEPPAIARFNYSVPHELERIVRKALAKDVSYRYQAVREMYIDLRNLQRDLQVNKQTGNITGAPTEHQATAMLSNGAAAGVMAATRLENALAVMTFANITKEPADDWIGSGIAETVTADSKKIRGLAVIGRERIFEALKNLSSGQLAQSDEVIATDLGRHLGARWILSGGYQKIGEMIRITARVIDVRTGEIVKTVKIDGRIADIFDLQDKIVYELSQGLNLSLNTSEINAIERDETQSVEAYEQFSRGMMNLRTASRDALDRGIYFFEKAIEIDPNYANAWAGLGAIYDLKGSFLGLPELSLKAIECEERAIAINPRHTQAHQFLGGAYLGVGRYDEAIAAIKRALEIEPNNAGAHSGLGRAYWVGKGMLAEGIEELEKSIAINPQAGYAYLQLAYLQTLRGNYERAEAVARDAVELQERYISGREGLQIVGAHSRLGYVYYCQARYDEALREYNYELKFLQSSDHALRHRALIELDQKMGAAYLRQGQKAAAERHFASGIKRYEELRARGAAEPFTNYYMANLHALRGDADQALTYLADAISKLPAVNRVRARIDPDFDKLRDDPRFQKLVEGE; encoded by the coding sequence ATGGCCGGCAAGAGCGTACTACATTACCGAATCACGGATCGGCTCGGCGCGGGCGGCATGGGCGAAGTCTACCGCGCCGAAGACACTCGCCTGGGCCGTGCGGTTGCCCTCAAGTTCTTGCCGGCTTCTTATCAGTATGACCCTGACCGGCGCGAGCGTTTCTTCAGAGAGGCGCGCGCCGCATCAATGCTGCGCTCGCCTTACGTTGCCGCCATCCACGACATCGGCGAGGAGGACGGCGCCACCTTCATCGTCATGGAGTTCGTCGAAGGCGATCTGCTCTCGGCAAAGCTTGAGCGCGGGCCGCTGCCGATTGTCGACGCGGTTGAGGTGGCCATGCAGGTAGCCGACGCGCTCGACGAGGCGCACGGCTTAGGAATCGTTCACCGCGATATCAAAAGCGCCAACATCATGCTCACCGGGCGGGGGGTGACGAAAGTCCTCGACTTCGGGCTGGCGAAAATCAGTCATCCGACGCCGACGGGCGCGGACAGCAACGAAACGACGACACCGCTCGGCCACGAAACGGTCATCGGCGTCGTCGCCGGCACGGTCTCTTACATGTCGCCGGAGCAGGCGCTTGGGCGCGACGTTGACCACCGCTCGGATATCTTTTCGCTCGGCATCGTGAGTTACGAAATGCTCACGGGCCGTTTGCCGTTCGCCGGCGTAAGCACCACCGAAATCATTGACGCCATCGTCCACAACGAGCCGCCGGCCATCGCCCGCTTCAATTACTCGGTGCCGCACGAGCTGGAGCGCATCGTCCGCAAGGCGCTCGCCAAAGATGTCTCGTACCGCTATCAGGCGGTGCGCGAGATGTACATAGACCTGCGCAACCTGCAACGCGACCTGCAAGTCAACAAGCAGACGGGCAACATCACCGGCGCGCCGACCGAGCATCAGGCGACGGCGATGCTCAGCAACGGCGCTGCCGCCGGTGTAATGGCGGCTACACGGTTAGAGAATGCCCTCGCGGTGATGACCTTCGCCAACATCACCAAAGAGCCGGCGGACGACTGGATCGGCTCGGGCATCGCCGAAACCGTGACCGCTGATTCGAAGAAGATTCGCGGCCTGGCGGTCATTGGCCGCGAGCGCATCTTCGAGGCGCTGAAGAATCTCAGCTCCGGCCAGCTGGCGCAGTCCGACGAAGTGATCGCCACCGACCTGGGGCGTCACCTCGGGGCGCGCTGGATACTGTCGGGCGGCTATCAGAAGATCGGCGAGATGATCCGCATCACCGCCCGCGTCATCGATGTGCGCACCGGCGAGATCGTCAAGACCGTCAAGATCGATGGGCGGATCGCGGATATCTTCGACCTGCAAGACAAGATCGTTTACGAGTTGAGCCAGGGATTGAACCTCAGTCTCAACACCTCGGAGATCAACGCCATCGAGCGCGACGAAACCCAGTCGGTCGAAGCCTACGAGCAGTTCTCGCGCGGCATGATGAACCTGCGAACCGCGAGCCGTGACGCGCTCGACCGCGGCATCTACTTCTTCGAGAAGGCCATCGAGATAGACCCGAACTATGCGAATGCCTGGGCCGGCCTCGGCGCGATCTATGACCTGAAAGGCAGCTTCCTCGGCCTGCCTGAGCTATCGCTGAAAGCCATCGAGTGCGAAGAGCGCGCCATCGCCATCAATCCGCGCCACACGCAAGCCCACCAGTTTCTCGGCGGTGCCTACCTTGGTGTCGGTCGTTACGACGAGGCGATTGCGGCCATCAAGCGGGCGCTGGAGATCGAGCCGAACAACGCGGGCGCGCACTCGGGCCTGGGCCGCGCTTACTGGGTCGGCAAGGGGATGCTGGCCGAAGGCATCGAAGAGCTGGAGAAATCTATCGCCATCAACCCACAGGCCGGCTACGCCTATTTGCAACTGGCTTACCTGCAAACGCTGCGCGGCAACTACGAGCGCGCCGAAGCCGTGGCGCGCGATGCCGTCGAGTTGCAGGAGCGCTACATATCGGGACGCGAAGGCTTGCAGATCGTCGGCGCGCACAGCCGCCTCGGCTATGTCTATTACTGCCAGGCGCGCTATGACGAAGCGCTGCGCGAGTACAACTACGAGCTGAAGTTTTTGCAGTCGAGCGACCATGCGCTGCGCCACCGCGCGCTAATCGAGCTGGATCAGAAGATGGGCGCTGCTTACTTGCGGCAAGGGCAAAAGGCCGCCGCCGAGCGCCACTTCGCCAGCGGCATCAAGCGCTATGAAGAGTTGCGGGCGCGCGGCGCCGCCGAGCCGTTCACGAACTATTACATGGCGAACCTCCACGCGCTGCGCGGCGATGCCGACCAGGCGCTCACCTACCTCGCCGACGCCATCTCGAAGCTGCCCGCGGTCAACCGCGTGCGCGCCCGAATAGACCCCGATTTCGACAAACTCCGCGACGACCCGCGCTTCCAGAAGCTCGTCGAAGGCGAGTAA
- a CDS encoding nuclear transport factor 2 family protein: MKRRLVAAAALLLALATLGFAQGAENKNTANTNSAKPRMSKKATERALIAKEKALWEAVKKNDAKTFKRSFSADYVGVAEDGIHTLDMEVEQIGEVKLRAYTLSDIKVAMPSGDTAILSYKVNSQGDYKGQDFSGDSYCSSVWINRGGRWVAVGHSEVKAAKTP, from the coding sequence ATGAAAAGACGACTTGTCGCCGCTGCCGCGCTGCTCCTCGCGCTTGCGACGCTCGGCTTCGCGCAAGGCGCGGAGAACAAGAACACCGCCAACACCAACAGCGCCAAGCCGAGGATGAGCAAGAAGGCCACTGAGCGTGCGCTGATCGCCAAAGAAAAGGCCCTGTGGGAAGCAGTCAAGAAGAACGACGCCAAGACCTTCAAGCGGAGCTTCAGTGCCGATTACGTCGGCGTTGCCGAAGACGGCATCCACACGCTCGACATGGAGGTCGAGCAGATCGGTGAAGTCAAACTGCGGGCGTACACCCTGAGCGACATCAAGGTAGCGATGCCGAGCGGCGACACAGCCATCCTCAGCTACAAAGTGAACTCGCAGGGCGATTACAAGGGGCAGGATTTTTCGGGCGACTCCTACTGTTCGTCCGTCTGGATCAATCGCGGCGGCCGCTGGGTGGCCGTCGGGCACAGCGAAGTCAAAGCCGCCAAGACACCCTAG
- the rfbD gene encoding dTDP-4-dehydrorhamnose reductase, whose translation MRENDSPTPPDAGQRRALIAGGGGLLGSNITKRLAASGWQAHAFTHAELDITDADAVRRTVERLHPDVIINGVATADVDRCEREPAWAYAVNEGGARHLAEAARAVGAEIVHVSTDYVFDGTKTGFYTQDDEPHPLSVYAQSKLAGEHAARAACEQCYIVRTSWLFGVGGKNFGSRIFDYARQLPRLKGVTDQTSIPTYAPDLARRIEEIVALKTYGLYHGVNSEPASWYDFAQLAFEMAGLKVEIEPVRRAELKQAAPRPQNTAMRCLLSEQLGLAPLRDWREALADFVGELKTTGGI comes from the coding sequence ATGCGAGAGAACGACTCACCCACTCCCCCTGACGCCGGGCAGCGCCGCGCGTTGATTGCCGGCGGCGGCGGCCTGCTTGGCAGCAATATAACCAAACGGCTCGCGGCGTCCGGCTGGCAGGCGCACGCCTTCACCCACGCCGAGCTTGACATTACCGACGCTGACGCGGTGCGACGCACGGTCGAGCGCCTGCATCCCGACGTGATCATCAACGGCGTCGCCACCGCTGACGTTGACCGCTGCGAGCGCGAGCCGGCATGGGCTTATGCGGTTAACGAGGGCGGCGCGCGCCACCTGGCCGAGGCGGCGCGCGCGGTCGGCGCCGAGATCGTTCATGTCAGCACCGACTATGTCTTTGATGGCACAAAGACGGGCTTCTACACGCAGGATGACGAGCCGCACCCGTTGAGCGTCTACGCACAGTCGAAGCTCGCCGGCGAGCATGCCGCCCGGGCTGCTTGTGAGCAATGTTACATTGTGCGGACATCGTGGCTGTTTGGCGTCGGCGGCAAGAACTTCGGTAGCCGTATCTTCGATTACGCGCGCCAGTTGCCGCGACTGAAAGGCGTCACCGATCAGACCTCGATTCCGACCTACGCGCCCGACCTGGCCCGGCGCATCGAAGAGATCGTCGCCCTGAAGACCTACGGGCTCTATCACGGCGTCAACAGCGAGCCGGCGTCGTGGTACGACTTCGCGCAACTGGCGTTTGAGATGGCGGGCCTAAAGGTCGAGATCGAGCCGGTGCGGCGCGCCGAGTTGAAGCAAGCGGCGCCGCGCCCGCAGAACACGGCCATGCGCTGCTTGCTGTCGGAACAGCTTGGGCTGGCGCCGCTGCGCGACTGGCGCGAGGCGCTGGCCGACTTTGTGGGCGAATTGAAGACGACGGGCGGCATTTGA
- the malQ gene encoding 4-alpha-glucanotransferase — MRFARSSGILLHPTSLPGRFGIGDLGPAAYQFIDYLEAGNQRLWQIMPLGPTGYGDSPYSSFSAFAGNLNLISPERLVEDGLLAADDLRDVPEFAGRRVDYGKVIAYKQTLLQKAYDNFKRMQNHNVIEQLNGFRHYAAAWLDDYALFSALKDRDEGAAWNTWEPNLAGRDRPALTAAREALRDQIEAHEFYQYLFFKQWLELKAYANQKGVKVIGDVPIFVAHNSADVWANRELFKLNPDGSPQVVAGVPPDYFSKTGQLWGNPIYNWERMRADGFRWWVERLRALLRTVDIVRIDHFRGFAACWEVPADNETAEHGEWVEAPGRELFQALRAELGDIAVIAEDLGTITPDVHVLRDDLGLPGMRVLQFAFGGTSDNTHLPHNYVPNTVVYTGTHDNDTTVGWFTREAGEGSTQNAEQTERERDYCRKYLHTDGREINWDFIRAAMAAVADIAIIPLQDVLGLGAEARMNIPASEEGNWGWRYTEGALTGEASSRLKELAAIYGRNLE; from the coding sequence ATGCGATTTGCTAGATCGAGCGGCATCCTGCTGCACCCGACGAGCCTGCCCGGCAGATTCGGCATCGGTGACCTGGGGCCGGCGGCCTACCAGTTTATCGATTATCTCGAAGCCGGCAACCAGCGCCTCTGGCAGATTATGCCGCTTGGCCCGACAGGCTATGGCGACTCGCCCTATTCGAGCTTTTCGGCGTTCGCCGGCAACCTCAACCTCATCAGCCCTGAGCGTTTGGTAGAGGATGGCTTGCTCGCCGCGGATGATCTGCGCGACGTGCCGGAATTCGCCGGCCGGCGGGTTGATTATGGCAAAGTCATCGCCTATAAGCAGACGCTGCTTCAGAAAGCCTACGATAATTTCAAGCGCATGCAGAATCATAACGTCATCGAACAGCTCAACGGCTTTCGCCACTACGCCGCTGCATGGCTCGACGATTACGCGCTCTTTAGCGCCCTGAAAGACCGGGACGAGGGCGCGGCCTGGAACACCTGGGAGCCCAATCTGGCGGGCCGCGACCGGCCGGCGCTAACCGCCGCCCGCGAAGCGTTGCGCGATCAGATCGAAGCGCACGAGTTTTATCAATACCTTTTCTTCAAGCAATGGCTGGAGCTGAAAGCCTATGCCAACCAGAAGGGCGTCAAGGTGATTGGCGACGTGCCGATCTTCGTGGCGCACAACTCGGCGGACGTCTGGGCGAATCGTGAGCTGTTCAAGCTCAACCCGGACGGCTCGCCGCAAGTCGTAGCGGGCGTGCCGCCGGATTACTTCAGCAAGACAGGCCAGCTCTGGGGCAACCCGATCTATAACTGGGAGCGCATGCGGGCCGACGGCTTTCGCTGGTGGGTCGAGCGGTTGCGCGCCCTGCTGCGCACCGTAGACATTGTGCGCATCGATCACTTTCGCGGCTTCGCTGCCTGCTGGGAAGTCCCCGCCGACAACGAGACCGCCGAGCATGGGGAATGGGTCGAAGCGCCGGGCCGCGAATTATTTCAGGCGTTGCGCGCAGAGCTTGGCGACATTGCGGTGATCGCCGAAGACCTGGGAACGATTACGCCCGACGTGCATGTGCTGCGCGACGATCTGGGGTTGCCGGGGATGCGCGTGCTGCAATTCGCCTTCGGCGGCACGAGCGACAACACCCACCTGCCACATAACTACGTGCCGAACACAGTGGTCTATACCGGCACGCACGATAACGACACAACCGTCGGCTGGTTCACCCGCGAAGCCGGCGAAGGCTCGACACAAAACGCCGAGCAGACCGAGCGCGAGCGCGACTATTGCCGCAAGTACTTGCATACGGATGGTCGAGAGATCAACTGGGACTTTATCCGCGCGGCGATGGCCGCCGTCGCAGACATCGCCATCATCCCCTTGCAAGACGTGTTGGGACTGGGCGCGGAAGCTCGCATGAACATCCCGGCCAGCGAGGAAGGCAACTGGGGCTGGCGCTACACAGAAGGCGCGCTCACCGGTGAAGCGAGCAGCCGGCTTAAAGAGCTGGCGGCGATCTATGGCCGCAACCTGGAGTGA
- the treZ gene encoding malto-oligosyltrehalose trehalohydrolase: MQNRTAQRRLPVGAEVLPDGGVHFRVWAPRRHSVHVRIEGDGQRGATGEPQTVALEAEADGYFSGTARAAGSGTLYRFQLDADDYLYPDPASRFQPEGPHGPSMVVDPAKFQWTDADWPGMKIEGQVIYEMHVGSFTRAGTWEAAAAELEELARLGITVIEVMPVNEFPGRFGWGYDGVDWYAPTHLYGEPDDFRRFVDRAHSVGVGVLLDVVYNHFGPDGNYLKQFSEDYFNDRHATEWGEAINYDGEGAGPVRDFAICNAGYWITEYHLDGLRLDATQNVYDDSDDHVLAALTRRAREAADGRDIIVVAENEPQQTRLVRPAERGGYGMDGLWNDDFHHSAMVALTGRNEAYYTDYLGKAQEFVSAIKYGYLYQGQWYKWQKQPRGAPGLDLKPASFVTFIQNHDQVANTATGARAHQLTSPGRYRAMTALMLLAPGTPMLFMGQEFAASAPFLYFADHQPELAEKVRRGRGEFLEQFRSYATPETQARLTDPAAVETFERCKLDFTERQRHQPVYQMHQDLLRLRRADKRFSAQTPRGVDGAVLADEAFVLRYFGDGGDDRLLVINFGIDLHLNPAPEPLLAPPAGQRWVTLWSSEDPRYGGSGMPPVDTEKESWRLPGHAAVALTPVPDARSSESRYVIGDTASLRIMKEWRQKED, from the coding sequence ATGCAGAACCGTACTGCACAGCGGCGGCTGCCGGTCGGCGCTGAAGTCTTGCCGGACGGCGGCGTCCACTTTCGCGTCTGGGCGCCGCGCCGCCATAGCGTCCACGTCCGTATCGAAGGTGACGGGCAGCGCGGCGCGACCGGCGAGCCACAGACCGTGGCGCTCGAAGCCGAAGCCGACGGCTACTTCTCCGGCACCGCGAGGGCCGCAGGCAGCGGCACCCTCTACCGCTTCCAGCTCGATGCGGATGATTACCTTTACCCCGACCCGGCGTCGCGCTTTCAGCCCGAAGGGCCGCACGGCCCATCAATGGTCGTAGACCCGGCGAAGTTCCAGTGGACGGACGCCGACTGGCCCGGCATGAAGATCGAAGGGCAGGTTATCTACGAGATGCACGTCGGCAGCTTCACCCGCGCCGGCACATGGGAAGCCGCCGCCGCCGAGCTTGAAGAGCTGGCCCGCCTCGGCATCACGGTGATCGAAGTCATGCCGGTCAACGAGTTTCCGGGCCGCTTCGGCTGGGGCTACGACGGCGTTGACTGGTACGCGCCGACGCATCTCTACGGCGAGCCGGATGATTTCCGCCGTTTCGTTGACCGCGCGCACTCGGTCGGCGTCGGCGTTCTTCTTGATGTCGTTTATAACCACTTCGGGCCGGACGGCAATTACCTCAAGCAGTTTTCCGAAGACTACTTCAACGACCGCCACGCGACCGAGTGGGGCGAAGCCATCAACTATGACGGCGAGGGCGCTGGCCCTGTGCGCGACTTCGCCATTTGTAACGCAGGCTACTGGATCACCGAGTACCATCTCGACGGCCTGCGGCTCGACGCGACGCAGAACGTCTACGACGATTCGGATGATCATGTGCTGGCGGCGTTGACGCGCCGGGCGCGCGAGGCCGCCGATGGGCGCGACATCATCGTCGTCGCCGAAAACGAGCCGCAGCAAACCCGGCTCGTGCGCCCGGCAGAGCGCGGCGGCTATGGCATGGATGGCTTATGGAACGACGACTTTCATCACAGCGCCATGGTCGCGTTGACCGGGCGTAATGAAGCTTACTATACCGATTATCTCGGCAAGGCGCAGGAGTTCGTTTCGGCCATCAAGTACGGCTACCTTTATCAAGGGCAGTGGTACAAGTGGCAGAAGCAGCCGCGCGGCGCGCCCGGCCTCGACCTGAAGCCCGCGTCGTTCGTCACCTTCATTCAGAATCACGACCAGGTGGCGAACACGGCGACCGGAGCGCGCGCCCATCAATTGACCAGCCCCGGTCGCTATCGCGCCATGACGGCGCTCATGCTGCTGGCGCCGGGCACGCCGATGCTGTTTATGGGACAGGAGTTCGCGGCCTCCGCGCCGTTTCTTTACTTTGCTGACCACCAGCCGGAGCTGGCCGAGAAGGTGCGCCGGGGGCGTGGTGAATTCCTTGAGCAATTCCGCAGCTACGCAACGCCTGAAACGCAGGCGAGGCTGACCGATCCGGCGGCGGTCGAGACCTTCGAGAGGTGCAAGCTCGATTTCACCGAGCGCCAGCGCCACCAGCCGGTTTACCAGATGCACCAGGACCTGCTCAGGCTGCGGCGCGCCGACAAACGTTTCAGCGCGCAAACGCCGCGCGGCGTTGATGGCGCGGTGCTTGCCGACGAAGCCTTCGTGCTGCGCTACTTCGGCGACGGCGGCGACGACCGATTGCTGGTAATCAACTTCGGCATCGATCTGCATTTAAATCCCGCGCCGGAGCCGTTGCTGGCGCCGCCCGCGGGCCAGCGCTGGGTGACGCTATGGTCGAGCGAAGACCCGCGCTATGGCGGCTCAGGGATGCCGCCTGTCGACACTGAGAAAGAGAGCTGGCGGTTGCCGGGCCACGCGGCGGTGGCGCTCACGCCGGTTCCCGACGCCCGGTCGTCCGAGTCGCGTTACGTCATCGGCGATACCGCTTCGCTCAGAATCATGAAGGAGTGGCGGCAGAAAGAAGATTGA
- a CDS encoding amylo-alpha-1,6-glucosidase encodes MNEPKRIIKWPARHSDSEDFNPTREWLVTNGLGGYASGTVSGALTRRFHGLLIAALPSPYGRMMMLNDCIERLVLADGREVLLGAQERADTGMQMNGALYLAEFRMEWGLPVWRYEIDGTVIEKRVLLVYGQNTAMVTYAMLAGESQVCLELRPAVQIRPHEGKLGEAQGYPYELSVIEDLYELCAHEKHLPPLRLMIHDRRAAFTFDREWMRDLTYEIERARGYDYKGDLWSPGYFRVQLTRGHSATLIASTESWEIIRSLKPAEAAVLEHERRRRLVMLGGDGEIDETAAELVLAADQFIITPAGRVEDQARAHAAGDEMRTVIAGYHWFTDWGRDTMISLEGLTLATRRTIQARYILRTFAHYIRDGLIPNMFPEGQTAGLYHTADATLWFFQAVHRYVEATADRVTLRTVLPQLLDIVEHHLRGTHFNIHVDDADGLLVQGAEGYQLTWMDAKVDGWVVTPRRGKAVEINALWYNALRLLEGWLRDEQKEDEAQRIAGLAERAYDAFNRRFWYESGGYLFDVIDGEQGNDTACRPNQIFAISLEQPVLDRRRWQPVVETVRERLLTPVGLRSLAPGEKDYKPRYDGDLRSRDAAYHQGTVWAWLIGPFVDAWLKLHPDDRQGARRFLEGLVPHLSEACIGSISEIFDAEAPFTPRGCVAQAWSVAEMLRCWLKTR; translated from the coding sequence ATGAACGAGCCTAAGCGGATTATCAAATGGCCGGCGCGGCATAGCGATTCCGAAGACTTTAACCCGACGCGCGAATGGCTGGTCACGAATGGGCTGGGCGGCTACGCCTCGGGCACGGTGTCGGGGGCGCTGACGCGCCGCTTTCACGGGCTGCTGATTGCGGCGCTGCCGTCGCCTTACGGGCGCATGATGATGCTCAACGATTGTATCGAGCGCCTCGTCTTAGCCGATGGCCGTGAGGTGCTGCTCGGGGCGCAGGAGCGCGCCGACACCGGCATGCAGATGAACGGCGCGCTCTATCTGGCGGAGTTCCGCATGGAGTGGGGACTGCCGGTATGGCGCTACGAGATCGATGGCACGGTCATCGAAAAGCGCGTCCTGCTGGTCTACGGCCAGAACACCGCGATGGTGACTTATGCGATGCTCGCAGGCGAAAGCCAGGTCTGCCTGGAGTTGCGCCCGGCGGTGCAGATTCGCCCGCACGAAGGTAAGCTCGGCGAAGCTCAGGGTTATCCTTACGAGTTGAGCGTCATCGAAGACCTGTATGAGTTATGCGCTCACGAAAAACACCTGCCGCCTTTGCGCTTGATGATCCACGACCGCCGCGCCGCCTTCACCTTCGACCGCGAGTGGATGCGCGACCTGACCTACGAAATCGAGCGCGCCCGTGGTTATGATTACAAAGGCGATCTGTGGAGCCCCGGATATTTTCGCGTCCAGTTGACGCGCGGCCATTCGGCGACTTTGATCGCTTCGACCGAAAGCTGGGAGATCATTCGCTCGCTCAAGCCCGCGGAAGCCGCCGTGCTCGAACACGAGCGGCGGCGGCGGCTGGTGATGCTCGGCGGCGACGGCGAGATTGACGAGACCGCTGCCGAGCTGGTGCTGGCCGCTGACCAGTTCATCATCACGCCCGCCGGTCGCGTCGAAGATCAAGCGCGCGCCCATGCCGCCGGTGACGAGATGCGCACGGTGATTGCCGGCTATCACTGGTTCACAGACTGGGGCCGCGACACCATGATCAGCCTCGAAGGCTTGACGCTGGCGACTCGGCGGACGATCCAGGCGCGTTACATCCTGCGGACCTTCGCGCATTATATTCGCGACGGCCTGATCCCGAATATGTTCCCTGAAGGGCAGACCGCCGGCCTCTATCACACGGCGGATGCGACGCTGTGGTTTTTTCAGGCGGTGCACCGCTACGTCGAGGCGACTGCGGATCGCGTGACGCTCAGAACCGTGCTGCCGCAACTGCTCGACATCGTCGAGCATCACCTGCGCGGCACGCACTTCAACATCCACGTAGACGACGCCGACGGGCTGCTCGTGCAAGGGGCCGAAGGCTATCAGTTGACATGGATGGACGCCAAGGTGGACGGCTGGGTGGTGACGCCGCGGCGCGGCAAAGCGGTCGAGATCAACGCGCTGTGGTATAACGCCCTGCGCCTGCTTGAAGGCTGGCTGCGCGACGAGCAGAAGGAAGACGAGGCGCAGCGCATTGCCGGTCTTGCGGAGCGCGCATACGATGCGTTCAACCGCCGCTTCTGGTACGAGTCGGGCGGTTATCTCTTCGACGTCATAGACGGCGAGCAGGGCAATGACACGGCCTGTCGCCCGAACCAGATTTTCGCTATCTCGCTGGAACAACCGGTGCTGGACCGCAGGCGCTGGCAGCCGGTCGTCGAGACGGTGCGCGAGCGGCTGCTCACGCCGGTCGGCTTGCGCTCGCTGGCTCCGGGTGAGAAAGATTACAAACCGCGTTACGATGGCGACCTGCGCTCGCGCGACGCCGCTTATCATCAGGGAACGGTCTGGGCATGGCTGATCGGGCCGTTCGTTGACGCCTGGTTAAAGCTCCACCCGGATGACCGGCAGGGGGCGCGGCGGTTTCTCGAAGGGCTGGTGCCGCATTTGAGCGAAGCCTGCATCGGCTCGATCAGCGAAATCTTCGACGCCGAAGCGCCGTTCACGCCGCGCGGCTGTGTCGCCCAGGCATGGAGCGTTGCCGAGATGCTGCGCTGCTGGCTGAAGACGCGATAA